A DNA window from Impatiens glandulifera chromosome 7, dImpGla2.1, whole genome shotgun sequence contains the following coding sequences:
- the LOC124946290 gene encoding uncharacterized protein LOC124946290, whose translation MVVRKDDSLQSISVQLDGKNYSYWSYVMKIFLKGKSMWGYVTGTKMPPTDKAAETYATMLDIWEADNSKIITWIKNSVTHSIGVQLAKYDTSKHLETDIRALKQNDLCIQDFYSAMSDLWDQLALTESEELRVLTPYITHREQQRLVQFLAALRSNFETLRGSILHRNPLPSVDLVVHELIAEEIRIKTRLDKEHNPTSTSFVLATPHNPSSNHPNRLNSRVAMDECAFCKKKGHWKGQCPLLINKGKQPHQQQQSQPQQQSQRRPQQLSSHLPHGNLQVKHSKLVVY comes from the exons ATGGTTGTTCGTAAAGACGATTCTCTTCAGTCTATTAGTGTACAGTTGGATGGGAAAAATTATTCGTATTGGAGCTATGTGATGAAAATTTTTTTGAAGGGAAAATCGATGTGGGGTTATGTTACGGGTACGAAAATGCCACCTACTGATAAGGCTGCAGAGACTTATGCAACAATGCTCGATATTTGGGAGGCCGATAACTCGAAGATCATCACGTGGATAAAAAATTCTGTCACACATTCGATTGGGGTTCAGTTGGCAAAGTACGATACATCCAAGCAC TTGGAAACAGACATTCGTGCACTCAAGCAGAATGATTTGTGTATCCAAGATTTTTATTCCGCCATGTCTGATTTGTGGGATCAGTTGGCTCTTACCGAGTCTGAGGAGTTACGGGTATTGACACCTTACATCACACATCGAGAGCAACAACGCTTAGTTCAATTTTTGGCTGCTCTTCGATCTAATTTTGAGACTTTGCGTGGATCAATCTTGCATCGGAACCCTTTGCCTTCAGTTGATTTGGTTGTCCATGAGTTGATAGCCGAGGAGATACGAATCAAGACTCGACTTGACAAAGAGCATAACCCAACATCTACTTCATTCGTTCTTGCAACTCCACATAATCCCTCTAGTAATCATCCGAATCGATTGAACTCACGAGTGGCTAtggatgaatgtgctttctgtaaGAAAAAGGGTCACTGGAAAGGCCAATGTCCTTTGTTAATCAATAAAGGTAAACAACCGCACCAACAACAACAATCGCAACCACAACAGCAATCACAAAGACGCCCTCAACAATTATCATCTCATTTGCCCCATGGAAACCTACAAGTCAAGCATTCCAAGCTAGTAGTGTATTGA